A stretch of Desulfurivibrio alkaliphilus AHT 2 DNA encodes these proteins:
- the uvrC gene encoding excinuclease ABC subunit UvrC: MFDPVMIADAADAPGVYLMRDAGGQVLYVGKAVSLRKRLQSYSRIDPAGRSKTSVMLGKVAKVDTVLTRTEKEALILEAGLIKQHRPRYNVILRDDKSYPHLKVTVQEEWPRLLMTRRVSKDGARYFGPYASPAAMWETLRLLNSLFPLRRCKAKKFAPGQRACLNHQMGRCPAPCIGAITPEAYRQRVSQVLAILEGRKRELTRELTGRMQEAAAGLNFEEAAALRDQIRALNQTLEKQVVLGRERVDLDVFGLVRRHGQVAAALLFIREGALADKREFFLAEPVGEDDEVLAELLRRFYEHPQRPIPRSILLPLPAEGAAALTEWLSEKRGGPVRLLVPRRGDKKALVTMAGDNAGQLLAAREKQQAGWLSLGEEIRRALRLTSSPQRIECLDISNLGGREAVGSLVSFRQGEKESSRYRRFHIRNLATPDDYAMMREVLLRHLCRAAAAETLPDLLVLDGGKGQLGVAQAVLAELALPGPELVSIAKDREGSGERLFRPGRKNHLKLAQHSPVLLFFMKIRDEAHRFGITFHRRLRRQKQLVSRLEEIPGVGPGRKQALLKQLGSLAGVAAATPEQLAAVPGIGPELAAVIHRHLQLPRDGETPAAN, encoded by the coding sequence ATGTTTGACCCGGTGATGATAGCCGATGCGGCGGATGCTCCCGGGGTCTACCTGATGCGGGACGCCGGCGGGCAGGTGTTGTACGTGGGCAAGGCCGTCAGCCTGCGCAAGCGCCTGCAGTCTTACAGCCGGATCGATCCGGCGGGGCGCAGCAAGACCTCGGTGATGCTGGGCAAAGTGGCCAAAGTGGACACCGTGCTCACCCGCACCGAAAAGGAAGCCCTGATCCTGGAAGCCGGGTTGATCAAGCAGCACCGCCCCCGTTACAACGTAATTCTCCGCGATGACAAGAGTTACCCCCATCTTAAGGTAACGGTGCAGGAAGAATGGCCCCGGCTGCTGATGACCCGCCGGGTGAGCAAAGACGGCGCCCGCTACTTCGGCCCCTACGCCTCGCCGGCGGCCATGTGGGAGACCCTGCGCCTGCTCAACTCACTTTTTCCCCTGCGCCGCTGCAAGGCCAAAAAGTTCGCCCCCGGCCAGCGGGCCTGTCTTAACCACCAAATGGGGCGGTGCCCCGCTCCCTGTATCGGGGCCATCACCCCGGAGGCATACCGGCAGCGGGTAAGTCAGGTGCTGGCGATTCTGGAAGGCCGCAAACGGGAGCTGACCCGGGAGCTGACCGGTCGCATGCAGGAGGCCGCCGCCGGGTTGAACTTTGAGGAAGCTGCCGCCCTGCGGGATCAAATCCGGGCCCTTAATCAGACCCTGGAAAAGCAGGTGGTGCTGGGCCGGGAGCGGGTGGACCTTGATGTGTTTGGCCTGGTACGAAGGCACGGGCAGGTGGCGGCGGCCCTGCTGTTCATCCGGGAAGGGGCCCTGGCCGACAAACGGGAGTTTTTTCTGGCCGAACCGGTGGGGGAGGATGATGAGGTGCTGGCAGAACTGCTGCGCCGCTTCTACGAACATCCCCAGCGACCGATTCCCCGGAGCATCTTGCTGCCCCTGCCGGCCGAAGGTGCGGCGGCGCTTACGGAATGGTTGAGTGAAAAACGGGGCGGTCCGGTGAGGTTGCTGGTTCCTCGGCGGGGTGACAAAAAAGCGCTGGTGACCATGGCCGGCGACAATGCCGGCCAACTGCTGGCGGCCCGGGAAAAGCAGCAGGCCGGTTGGCTTTCCCTGGGGGAAGAGATTCGCCGGGCCCTGCGGCTGACCAGCAGCCCCCAGCGGATCGAATGCCTGGATATTTCCAACCTGGGCGGCCGGGAGGCCGTCGGCTCCCTGGTCTCTTTCCGGCAGGGGGAGAAGGAAAGCTCCCGCTACCGCCGTTTTCATATCCGTAATCTTGCCACCCCCGACGATTATGCCATGATGCGGGAGGTGCTGCTGCGCCATCTTTGCCGTGCCGCCGCGGCAGAAACCCTGCCTGATTTGCTGGTGCTGGATGGCGGTAAGGGGCAACTCGGGGTGGCCCAGGCGGTGCTTGCCGAGCTGGCGCTGCCCGGCCCGGAACTGGTTTCCATTGCCAAGGATCGGGAAGGGTCGGGGGAGCGCCTCTTTCGGCCGGGCCGAAAAAACCATCTGAAGCTGGCCCAGCACTCCCCGGTGTTGCTTTTTTTTATGAAGATCCGGGATGAAGCACACCGCTTCGGCATCACCTTCCACCGCCGGCTGCGGCGCCAAAAACAGCTTGTTTCCAGGCTGGAAGAAATTCCCGGGGTGGGGCCCGGGCGCAAACAGGCCCTGCTTAAACAGCTGGGCAGCCTGGCCGGGGTCGCCGCCGCCACGCCGGAGCAACTGGCCGCCGTTCCCGGTATCGGCCCGGAGTTGGCGGCGGTTATTCATCGGCACCTGCAGCTTCCCCGGGATGGAGAAACGCCGGCGGCCAACTGA
- a CDS encoding V4R domain-containing protein, with translation MFNEERDSPQFDWNQLGDIIWGRPILGSRTTVMAYRLMQFTLRDAMIRHVGVELANRIFYEAGQQAGKAMYQQLAAPEDFTHFVQQLTDLLEEQSIGLLKVEKADLDNNRFTLTVAEDLDCSGLPESNEMLCTFDEGLLAGLFAAYLGDDFMVKETDCWCTGDRVCRFEVKPVKAP, from the coding sequence ATGTTTAACGAGGAACGGGACAGCCCGCAGTTTGACTGGAACCAGTTGGGCGACATTATCTGGGGGCGTCCCATTCTGGGTTCGCGGACCACGGTTATGGCCTACCGCCTTATGCAGTTTACCCTGCGGGATGCGATGATCAGGCATGTCGGAGTGGAGCTGGCCAACAGGATCTTTTACGAGGCCGGGCAGCAGGCCGGTAAGGCCATGTATCAGCAGTTGGCGGCCCCGGAGGATTTTACCCATTTCGTCCAACAACTCACCGATCTGCTGGAGGAGCAATCCATCGGCCTGTTGAAGGTGGAAAAGGCCGATCTGGACAACAACCGCTTCACCCTGACTGTGGCCGAGGATTTGGACTGCTCCGGGCTGCCGGAAAGCAACGAGATGCTTTGCACCTTCGACGAAGGCTTGTTGGCCGGGCTGTTTGCCGCATATCTGGGCGATGACTTCATGGTTAAGGAAACCGATTGCTGGTGCACTGGAGATCGGGTCTGCCGTTTTGAAGTTAAGCCGGTAAAAGCGCCATAG
- a CDS encoding response regulator: MYKISFLVVDDSATIRTLVERTLRLIFAPEQIFLAEDGRMALEILRREKVDIILSDWNMPNVSGEELLYEVRNDAKLKEIPFIMMTTNGDRDFIIMAIQLGVTQYIVKPFTANELEKKIRSSLNVMNRRREQRYALPEHVATLRVDKKIFSGRLLDISRTGAALGGMKFDPALGLFRMAELELKLQDPAGLEQETSLISGLFGRIVRLEATDTFHPTSLDFQLALYFHPGTMERDVERQLSKLIKWLAAQAPDVIAED, translated from the coding sequence TTGTATAAAATATCCTTTCTGGTGGTTGATGACAGCGCCACCATCCGCACCTTGGTGGAACGCACCCTGCGGCTTATTTTCGCCCCTGAGCAGATCTTTCTGGCGGAAGACGGGCGGATGGCCCTGGAGATTTTGCGGCGGGAGAAGGTCGACATCATCCTTTCCGACTGGAATATGCCCAATGTCAGCGGGGAAGAGCTGCTCTACGAGGTCCGCAACGATGCCAAGCTGAAAGAAATTCCCTTTATCATGATGACCACCAACGGGGATCGTGATTTCATTATCATGGCCATTCAGTTGGGGGTCACCCAGTACATCGTCAAGCCGTTTACCGCCAATGAGCTGGAGAAGAAAATCCGCTCCTCGCTCAACGTCATGAACCGGCGCCGGGAACAGCGCTATGCCCTGCCGGAACATGTGGCCACGCTGCGGGTAGATAAAAAGATTTTCAGTGGCAGGCTGCTTGATATCAGCCGGACCGGCGCCGCCCTGGGCGGAATGAAGTTTGACCCCGCTCTGGGACTGTTCCGTATGGCGGAACTGGAACTCAAACTGCAGGACCCCGCCGGGCTGGAACAGGAAACCTCGCTGATCAGCGGGCTGTTCGGCCGGATAGTACGCCTGGAGGCTACCGATACCTTTCATCCCACCTCCCTTGATTTTCAACTGGCTCTCTATTTTCACCCAGGCACCATGGAACGGGATGTGGAGCGTCAACTCAGTAAACTGATCAAGTGGCTGGCCGCTCAGGCCCCGGATGTCATCGCCGAAGACTGA
- the der gene encoding ribosome biogenesis GTPase Der, producing the protein MPKNQKKTSTTPKKPVAVPQVGASAPAPRTPGTQAGAIAPRCGAAAGFLPLVALVGRPNVGKSSLFNRLAGSRKAIVDPTPGVTRDRHYEKITWNDRRFILVDTGGLESDTTTEINRLIQEQTSQAVAEADVVLFLLDGREGILPDDQEVVEILRRSGKKVFYLINKIDAPEQAAKLLPTFYELGVEELWPVSAEHGQGIGDLLDRVAAELPPAQEPGEEVSAEDTVGVAFIGRPNVGKSSLINRLLGEERMVVSNLPGTTRDSVDTLLTRADKKYLLIDTAGIRRKGKVHEKVEKFSVLRALRTLERCDLALIVIDALEGVTEQDTKVLGYGLERGRACLVLLNKWDLIEHDRKQQQRLLEDVKRAVHFAGYAPVHRVSALTGHGLGKLFPLIDKVAEQYRRKFTTAVLNRILEEAVQAHPPALHKGRRVKLNYVTQIASSPPTLIIFTNDPKGIHFSYSRFLVNRFREALGLEQVPLRIFFRHKR; encoded by the coding sequence ATGCCCAAAAACCAAAAAAAAACATCCACAACCCCCAAAAAACCTGTCGCAGTGCCGCAGGTTGGGGCAAGCGCCCCGGCGCCGCGTACCCCAGGTACGCAAGCCGGGGCGATCGCCCCAAGATGCGGTGCTGCGGCAGGTTTTTTACCGCTGGTAGCGTTGGTGGGGCGTCCTAACGTCGGCAAATCCAGCCTGTTCAACCGCCTGGCCGGCAGCCGCAAGGCCATTGTCGATCCCACCCCGGGGGTGACCAGGGATCGACACTACGAAAAAATCACCTGGAATGATCGACGTTTTATCCTGGTGGACACCGGTGGGCTGGAAAGCGACACCACCACTGAGATCAATCGCCTGATCCAGGAGCAGACCAGCCAGGCGGTGGCTGAAGCCGATGTGGTACTTTTTTTGCTGGACGGCCGGGAGGGGATCCTGCCCGATGATCAGGAGGTGGTGGAGATCCTGCGCCGCTCGGGAAAAAAGGTGTTTTACCTGATCAACAAAATTGACGCCCCGGAGCAGGCGGCCAAACTGCTGCCGACCTTTTACGAGTTGGGGGTGGAAGAATTATGGCCGGTTTCCGCCGAGCATGGCCAGGGCATCGGCGACCTGCTGGACCGGGTGGCGGCCGAGTTACCGCCTGCGCAAGAGCCGGGGGAGGAAGTAAGCGCCGAGGACACGGTGGGGGTGGCTTTTATTGGTCGCCCCAACGTCGGCAAGTCGTCGCTGATCAACCGGTTGCTGGGGGAAGAGCGGATGGTGGTTTCCAACCTGCCCGGAACCACCAGGGATTCGGTGGACACCCTGCTGACCCGGGCGGATAAAAAGTATCTGCTCATCGACACCGCCGGTATTCGGCGCAAGGGCAAGGTCCATGAAAAGGTGGAAAAGTTCAGCGTGCTGCGGGCCCTGCGCACGCTGGAACGCTGTGATCTGGCTCTGATTGTGATCGATGCCCTGGAAGGGGTGACCGAGCAGGACACCAAAGTTCTGGGTTACGGCCTGGAACGGGGCCGGGCCTGCCTGGTTCTGCTTAACAAGTGGGATCTGATTGAGCATGATCGCAAACAGCAGCAGCGGCTGCTGGAGGATGTGAAGCGGGCGGTGCATTTCGCCGGCTACGCCCCGGTCCACCGGGTATCCGCCCTCACCGGCCACGGTTTGGGGAAACTCTTTCCCCTTATCGATAAAGTGGCTGAACAGTATCGGCGCAAATTCACCACCGCCGTCCTTAACCGGATTCTTGAGGAGGCGGTGCAGGCCCATCCCCCCGCTTTGCACAAGGGGCGCCGGGTGAAGCTTAATTATGTGACCCAGATTGCCTCTTCGCCACCCACTTTGATCATCTTTACCAATGATCCCAAGGGGATCCATTTTTCCTACTCCCGTTTTCTGGTTAATCGCTTTAGAGAGGCCCTGGGGCTGGAGCAGGTCCCTCTGCGGATTTTCTTCCGACACAAACGCTGA
- a CDS encoding aminoglycoside phosphotransferase family protein — MVINDRFPPVDLVRVAQLLARAGYRAAGLVAATPMAADGSERCFVRCRFSDGPSVLLVTPGGSSARELAEARAAAAIGRHLQQAGVPVPAVYGFEVAGGILVLEDLGETLLYHRLQSRPPADELKSLYRQAITALLTLQVAARPGFPVTSCWDTPRYDRRLMLERESGYFYQALVRAMLGREELPAGLAEEFAALADRAAAEPADYVLHRDYQCRNLMLQQEQIRIIDFQGARLGPLAYDLAALLNDPYAALPPAMREELLDFYRQKACTMIQDFDPTAFSKGWFFLALQRNLQILGAFAFLSQQKGKRFFAAFVKPAAAQLQDLLATPQGKAFPLLRKLSREINQQLKNSKL, encoded by the coding sequence ATGGTAATAAATGATCGCTTTCCGCCGGTGGACCTGGTCCGGGTCGCGCAACTGCTGGCCCGGGCCGGTTATCGCGCCGCCGGGCTGGTTGCGGCAACCCCGATGGCCGCCGATGGCTCGGAGCGTTGTTTTGTTCGCTGCCGTTTCAGCGACGGGCCGTCGGTACTGCTGGTCACCCCCGGCGGAAGCAGCGCGCGGGAGCTGGCCGAGGCCCGGGCGGCGGCCGCCATCGGCCGCCACCTGCAGCAGGCCGGAGTGCCGGTGCCGGCCGTTTACGGTTTCGAGGTCGCCGGCGGCATCCTGGTGCTGGAAGACCTGGGAGAGACCCTGCTTTACCACCGGCTGCAGAGCCGACCGCCGGCCGATGAACTGAAAAGTCTCTACCGGCAGGCCATAACAGCGCTGCTGACCTTGCAGGTCGCCGCCCGGCCGGGGTTTCCGGTAACCTCCTGCTGGGATACCCCCCGCTACGACCGCCGCCTGATGCTGGAACGGGAATCGGGTTATTTTTACCAGGCCCTGGTTCGAGCAATGCTGGGCCGGGAGGAGTTGCCGGCCGGGCTGGCGGAGGAGTTTGCCGCCCTGGCCGACCGGGCCGCCGCCGAACCGGCGGATTATGTTCTGCACCGGGATTACCAGTGCCGCAACCTGATGCTGCAGCAGGAGCAAATCAGGATCATCGATTTCCAGGGGGCCCGGTTGGGGCCCCTGGCTTACGACCTGGCCGCCCTGCTAAATGACCCCTATGCCGCTCTGCCCCCGGCCATGCGAGAAGAACTGCTGGACTTCTACCGGCAAAAGGCCTGCACCATGATCCAGGACTTCGACCCCACCGCCTTCAGCAAAGGCTGGTTTTTTCTGGCCCTGCAGCGTAACCTGCAAATCCTGGGGGCCTTCGCCTTTTTAAGCCAACAGAAGGGCAAAAGATTTTTCGCCGCTTTCGTCAAGCCCGCCGCCGCCCAACTGCAAGACCTGCTGGCCACCCCCCAGGGGAAAGCCTTCCCACTTCTGCGCAAACTAAGCCGGGAAATCAATCAGCAACTAAAAAACAGCAAGCTATAA
- a CDS encoding sugar phosphate nucleotidyltransferase yields MQAMILAAGLGTRLRPHTLLRPKPLFPVLDQPLLLRIIDDLRRAGCRRIVVNAFHLRQQIASLLTGAGDIEIQLEEMELGTGGGLRLARSRFGAQSVLVVNGDLFHNLDYRLIMEHHRQAGNDATLVLHDRPPHNKVLTDGDRNILSFTVEAAGSVVAGGNQPLAFTGIQVIEPALLELIPAQGFYHSIDWYRQLIELGHRVRGLTVSGHCWSDIGTPEEYLQLHGRLLNARAERQTPFWLGPGVVLGREVCFSDWVAVGRRAMLGDKVQLRRCVVWDGATVPAGTVAEDAILW; encoded by the coding sequence ATGCAGGCCATGATTCTGGCCGCCGGCCTGGGCACTCGCCTGCGGCCCCACACCCTGCTGCGGCCCAAACCGCTGTTTCCGGTCCTGGACCAACCGTTGCTGCTGCGCATCATCGATGACCTGCGCCGGGCCGGCTGCCGTCGCATAGTGGTCAACGCCTTTCACCTGCGCCAACAGATTGCTTCTCTGCTGACCGGTGCGGGCGATATCGAAATCCAGCTGGAAGAGATGGAGTTGGGCACCGGCGGCGGCCTGCGCCTGGCCCGCTCCCGCTTCGGGGCGCAGTCGGTACTGGTGGTCAACGGTGATCTCTTTCACAACCTCGATTACCGCCTGATTATGGAGCACCACCGGCAGGCCGGCAACGATGCCACCTTGGTGCTGCATGACCGGCCGCCTCACAACAAGGTGCTAACGGACGGCGATCGGAATATTCTCTCTTTCACCGTCGAGGCCGCCGGTTCGGTGGTGGCCGGGGGTAACCAGCCACTGGCCTTCACCGGCATCCAGGTGATCGAGCCGGCCCTGTTGGAGCTGATCCCCGCCCAAGGCTTTTACCACAGCATCGATTGGTACCGGCAGTTGATCGAGCTGGGGCACCGGGTCAGGGGCCTGACGGTCAGCGGTCACTGCTGGAGCGATATCGGCACTCCGGAAGAATATCTGCAACTGCATGGCCGGCTGCTGAACGCCCGGGCGGAGCGGCAAACCCCTTTCTGGCTGGGCCCCGGGGTGGTCCTGGGCCGGGAGGTATGCTTCAGCGACTGGGTGGCGGTGGGCCGCCGGGCGATGCTCGGCGATAAGGTGCAGTTGCGCCGCTGCGTGGTCTGGGACGGGGCCACCGTGCCGGCCGGCACGGTGGCCGAGGATGCCATATTATGGTAA
- a CDS encoding LpxI family protein, producing the protein MAAMTKLGIIAGGGQFPLLVAKAARDNGRETVVVAHRGESWPELAEVADHCQWVKLGQLQKLLNFFHRHGVTECVLAGTITKTRMFRDIWPDFKALALWRRIDARQDDAILRALAGLLADEGIQVAPSTLYLQNLLFPRGVLGQKKPDEQQWEDIRFGWRIARQVGALDIGQCVVVRDRAVLAVEAIEGTDAAIKRGGELAGELAVVVKVRKPNQDFRFDLPAIGPRTISGMSEVKAAVLAVEAGQALLFDPEETVRLADRAGIAILGLSEEEGGELSCRP; encoded by the coding sequence ATGGCAGCGATGACTAAGCTGGGGATTATTGCCGGTGGCGGTCAGTTTCCGTTGCTGGTGGCCAAGGCGGCCCGGGACAATGGCCGGGAAACGGTGGTGGTGGCCCACCGTGGGGAGTCCTGGCCGGAGTTGGCGGAGGTGGCCGATCATTGCCAGTGGGTAAAGTTGGGCCAACTTCAGAAATTGCTTAACTTTTTTCACCGTCACGGGGTAACGGAGTGCGTGCTGGCCGGAACCATTACCAAGACCAGAATGTTCCGGGATATATGGCCTGATTTTAAGGCCCTGGCCCTCTGGCGCCGGATTGACGCCCGCCAGGATGATGCCATTTTACGAGCCTTGGCCGGCCTGCTGGCAGATGAAGGCATCCAGGTGGCTCCTTCCACCCTTTATTTGCAGAACCTGCTGTTCCCCCGGGGCGTGTTGGGGCAGAAAAAACCGGATGAGCAACAGTGGGAGGATATTCGTTTCGGCTGGCGTATCGCCCGTCAGGTGGGCGCCCTGGATATCGGTCAGTGTGTGGTGGTCCGAGACCGGGCGGTGTTGGCGGTGGAGGCCATCGAGGGCACCGATGCCGCCATTAAACGGGGCGGCGAGTTGGCCGGGGAGTTGGCGGTGGTGGTCAAGGTGCGTAAGCCCAACCAGGATTTTCGCTTCGACCTGCCGGCCATCGGCCCCCGGACCATTAGCGGGATGAGCGAGGTCAAGGCGGCGGTGCTGGCGGTGGAGGCCGGGCAGGCCCTGCTTTTTGACCCCGAAGAGACCGTCAGGCTGGCCGATCGGGCCGGGATCGCCATTCTGGGCCTGAGCGAAGAGGAGGGCGGTGAGTTGTCATGCAGGCCATGA
- the lpxA gene encoding acyl-ACP--UDP-N-acetylglucosamine O-acyltransferase: protein MKIHPTAVVDPKAEIHETVSIGPYTVIGPGVKIGADSEIGAHCALSGPTVIGEENRIGPFATVGAPPQDIKYRGEPTELVIGNRNIIREYASLHRGTVAGLGYSRIGDDNLLMAYVHVAHDCVIGNGVIMANAVTLAGHVLIEDRSIIGGLTAIQQFVRVGTFTYIGGMSGLSKDVPPYVVMAGVRKQMRIGGINQIGMRRAGFAPENIKKLQAAYKIIFRTPDLLLQEALERALEAGENYPEVRHLVDFFRNSKQGVLRQVDGSDD from the coding sequence ATGAAGATACATCCCACCGCCGTTGTAGACCCCAAAGCTGAAATCCACGAAACAGTCAGCATCGGCCCCTATACCGTGATCGGCCCCGGGGTTAAAATCGGCGCTGACAGCGAAATTGGGGCCCATTGCGCCCTCAGCGGCCCCACGGTGATCGGCGAGGAGAACCGGATCGGCCCCTTTGCCACCGTTGGTGCCCCGCCCCAGGATATCAAATACCGGGGCGAGCCCACCGAATTGGTTATCGGTAACCGCAACATAATCCGGGAATATGCCTCGCTGCATCGCGGCACCGTTGCCGGTCTCGGTTACAGCCGGATCGGTGATGACAACCTGCTCATGGCCTATGTTCATGTGGCCCATGACTGCGTGATTGGTAATGGGGTGATTATGGCCAATGCCGTTACCCTGGCTGGTCATGTGCTTATTGAAGATCGCTCGATTATCGGCGGCCTTACCGCCATTCAGCAATTTGTCCGGGTGGGCACCTTTACCTATATCGGCGGCATGTCCGGCCTGAGCAAAGACGTTCCCCCCTATGTGGTAATGGCGGGGGTTCGCAAACAGATGCGGATCGGCGGGATCAACCAGATCGGCATGCGGCGGGCCGGGTTTGCCCCTGAGAATATCAAAAAACTGCAGGCGGCTTATAAAATTATTTTCCGCACCCCCGATCTGCTGCTCCAGGAGGCCTTGGAGCGGGCTTTGGAGGCCGGCGAAAACTACCCCGAAGTCCGGCACCTGGTTGATTTTTTCCGCAACTCCAAGCAAGGAGTGTTGCGTCAGGTCGATGGCAGCGATGACTAA
- the fabZ gene encoding 3-hydroxyacyl-ACP dehydratase FabZ, with translation MSEQDWQSLDIKQILELLPHRYPFIMVDRILSVEPGVSIRGLKNVSINENFFQGHFPGEPVMPGVLMLEGMAQVGAILAYLTDREQTADKLVYFAGLDAVKFRRKVTPGDQLIYDLTVKKQKSRFWVMEGRAYVAEALAAEAQLMATFG, from the coding sequence ATGAGTGAACAGGATTGGCAGTCCCTGGATATTAAGCAGATTCTTGAGCTGTTGCCCCATCGTTACCCTTTTATCATGGTTGACCGTATTTTGTCGGTGGAGCCCGGAGTGAGCATCAGGGGTCTTAAAAATGTCAGCATCAATGAGAACTTTTTCCAGGGGCATTTCCCCGGGGAGCCGGTGATGCCCGGGGTGTTGATGCTGGAAGGAATGGCCCAAGTGGGGGCGATCCTGGCTTACCTTACCGACCGGGAGCAGACCGCCGACAAGCTGGTCTATTTCGCCGGCCTGGATGCAGTCAAGTTCCGCCGCAAGGTAACCCCGGGGGATCAACTGATTTACGATTTGACGGTGAAGAAACAAAAAAGCCGTTTCTGGGTCATGGAAGGGCGGGCCTATGTCGCTGAGGCGCTGGCCGCCGAGGCTCAGTTAATGGCCACTTTTGGCTGA
- the lpxD gene encoding UDP-3-O-(3-hydroxymyristoyl)glucosamine N-acyltransferase codes for MATIKELAAMVDGILAGDGDVMVTGLNDLERAGPQEVTFLADHKLADKLARCRAGALIISPPLAEQCTIPAGMALIKVSNPYLAATRIQNFLLATPFAPTGVHPGALIGEDCSIPEEVSIAAGAVLGHRVRLGRRVKLEAGVVVGDDSVIGDDVVLHANVTVYPRSVLGNRVIVHSGSVLGSDGFGYATDRQGNHHKRAHLGIVRIEDDVEIGANCCVDRGTFGETLIKSGAKIDNLVQIGHNVVVGENTLIVAQAGIAGSTVLDRQVVLGGQVALNGHLRIGAGVMVAAKSGVHNDQEPGAVVSGMPAIEHKKWLRASIAFGKLPDLVREVRELRRQVATLSADNQANNNSGKESGDE; via the coding sequence ATGGCGACGATAAAAGAGTTGGCCGCCATGGTTGACGGGATCCTGGCTGGTGATGGCGACGTTATGGTAACCGGCCTCAATGACCTGGAGCGTGCCGGGCCGCAGGAGGTCACTTTTCTGGCCGACCATAAGCTGGCGGACAAACTGGCCCGGTGCCGAGCCGGGGCCCTGATCATTTCTCCCCCGCTGGCCGAACAGTGCACCATCCCCGCCGGTATGGCGTTGATTAAGGTCTCCAACCCCTACCTGGCCGCCACCCGGATCCAGAATTTTTTGCTGGCCACCCCCTTTGCCCCCACCGGAGTGCATCCCGGTGCCCTGATTGGAGAAGATTGCTCGATTCCTGAAGAGGTCAGCATCGCCGCCGGGGCGGTACTGGGCCACCGGGTGCGCCTGGGCCGCCGGGTGAAGTTGGAAGCCGGGGTGGTGGTGGGCGATGACAGTGTCATCGGGGATGATGTGGTGCTGCATGCCAATGTTACGGTTTATCCGCGCAGCGTGCTGGGCAACCGGGTGATTGTGCACAGCGGCAGTGTGCTGGGCAGTGACGGCTTTGGTTATGCCACCGACCGGCAGGGTAATCATCATAAACGGGCCCATTTGGGTATTGTCCGAATCGAAGATGATGTGGAGATCGGCGCCAATTGCTGTGTCGACCGCGGGACTTTCGGTGAAACCCTGATCAAGTCGGGGGCCAAAATCGACAACCTGGTCCAGATCGGGCACAATGTGGTGGTGGGTGAAAACACCCTGATTGTGGCCCAGGCCGGGATCGCCGGCAGTACGGTACTGGACCGCCAAGTGGTGCTGGGCGGTCAGGTGGCCTTAAACGGGCACCTGCGGATCGGGGCCGGGGTGATGGTGGCGGCCAAATCCGGGGTACACAACGACCAGGAACCTGGCGCGGTGGTATCCGGGATGCCGGCCATCGAGCATAAAAAATGGCTGCGGGCCAGTATTGCCTTCGGCAAACTGCCCGATCTGGTGCGTGAGGTGCGGGAGTTGCGCCGGCAGGTGGCGACCCTGAGCGCGGATAACCAAGCAAATAACAATTCTGGCAAGGAGTCTGGAGATGAGTGA
- a CDS encoding integration host factor subunit alpha yields MTLTKADLIQEVYQRHNLSKSQATEVVEIFLSVAKDSLQEGEDLLLSGFGKFSVKQKNSRRGRNPQTGEELMLAPRRVITFKPSGLLRQRVNGKE; encoded by the coding sequence ATGACCCTGACCAAGGCGGATTTGATCCAGGAAGTTTATCAACGACACAACCTGTCCAAGTCGCAGGCCACCGAGGTGGTGGAGATTTTTTTAAGCGTTGCCAAAGATTCCCTGCAGGAAGGCGAAGACCTGCTGTTGAGCGGTTTTGGCAAGTTCAGCGTTAAACAGAAAAATTCCCGGCGGGGGCGCAACCCCCAAACCGGGGAAGAGCTGATGCTGGCCCCGCGCCGGGTGATTACCTTTAAGCCCTCGGGGCTTCTTCGCCAGCGGGTAAATGGCAAGGAATAG